The stretch of DNA TGCGTTTCGAGTTCGTCAATATGTTGTGTGATAAATGCACAAGCCTCTTTGACGTAATGAATATAATAGGTGTCACAGAGACCACATTCACTGCACAGTTCTTTGGCAGGGCGACGCTGGACATCTCCAAGAGCTTTTGCCTTGCGATGGGATGGGACAACCGACATTTTGCTATTTCTGACTAGATGGATCTAGCTAGATCATATCTTTTTTGGGTGATTGGCTAACTAATCAATGCGATGTACCAGCAATTCTCATTATGAAACCGATTCTGGTGTTTCCAGCGTCTTTGGCGCTAGAAATACCAGAATCGGGTTTTTGAAAACCAGCCTAAGCTGGTTTTCAAAAACCCGATTTTCATAATGAAAGAGGAATTGAAATACAAAGATTTGTGCCCATATTTTCTTGGCTTTTAATCTCAAGATTACCGCCATAAAATTCAACTAAAATCTTCGCTAGCGATAAACCTAGTCCCATACCTTGCTGTTCATAAAATTGGCGCTCAAACTGCATAAATGCACCAATATTTTTAACCTGCTGCTCAGTCATGCCTCGACCGCTATCTCGGATATTAAATATCCATGCTGTATCAGTAACCTTACTACTGAGAACTACCTTGCTACCATTTGAGGAATATTTGAAGGCATTATCGATTAATTCCTCAGCAATTTTAGATAAGTCTTCTGACGAAATGGCAAGATCAACTTCTACAAGATCTAGTTCTAGATCATCTAGGCGATCGCATGATTTTGCCCTGCGATCGCCTAGATTGCTAATAATCGTTTGGCTATCGCACGGATATGTTGAGTTAAATCTAGTCATCCCTTGCGATCTCATCACTATTAAACGACTGTAGAGCAAATAGTTTTGGATCAATCGATAGAGACGATCAGCAGATTTGTGAATACCATCAGCATATTCATGAACTTCAGAGGGGAGCAACTCTTCGCTTTGCATCATCATCAATTCTGACAGTCCCATAATTCCAGAAAGAGGAGTCTGTAACTCATGGGGCAGAGATAGAGTGATACTAGTCCGCAAAGCTTCCATCTTTTCTTCAAAGCGTTGTTCTATAGCTTTTTGTTTACCTAAACGGACAGCGATCGCTTCTAGCAATTCATCTTTGGTGCAGGGCTTTTCTAAATAATCATCAGCACCTAAAGACATACCCCTGCGAGTACTGCGCCGATCTATCAGCGAAGTCAAAAACAGAAAAGGGACAGTACTCAAAGTTTTATCTTGCCGTAATTGTTCGAGGACTCCATAGCCATTAAGTACAGGCATCATTACGTCACAAAGAATCAAATCAGGATGTCTTTGGCTTGCCAGACTTACTCCTCTTTCCCCAT from Pseudanabaena sp. BC1403 encodes:
- a CDS encoding response regulator; translated protein: MTCILVIEDEDLIRESLEDLLSVEGFEVITAENGERGVSLASQRHPDLILCDVMMPVLNGYGVLEQLRQDKTLSTVPFLFLTSLIDRRSTRRGMSLGADDYLEKPCTKDELLEAIAVRLGKQKAIEQRFEEKMEALRTSITLSLPHELQTPLSGIMGLSELMMMQSEELLPSEVHEYADGIHKSADRLYRLIQNYLLYSRLIVMRSQGMTRFNSTYPCDSQTIISNLGDRRAKSCDRLDDLELDLVEVDLAISSEDLSKIAEELIDNAFKYSSNGSKVVLSSKVTDTAWIFNIRDSGRGMTEQQVKNIGAFMQFERQFYEQQGMGLGLSLAKILVEFYGGNLEIKSQENMGTNLCISIPLSL